A DNA window from Impatiens glandulifera chromosome 7, dImpGla2.1, whole genome shotgun sequence contains the following coding sequences:
- the LOC124909978 gene encoding agamous-like MADS-box protein AGL80, translating into MTRNKVKLAYIQNDTARKTTFKKRKVGVVKKLDELTTLCGIEACTVIYSAFDPQPLVWPSVDEARRLIMKFKSFSEVDQVKRKVNQETFTRQRLQKMEEKLRKQQRENRHKEMTHTMFQSMMDPQAVMLMMNMGDCEELTRVANQNIMEVERMMEMRRRESSSFTRSPPQGGVEGSGGSNNQQLVLSHHEFMTPNHRRFQSSRHEGSGSGSGSGSGSGSGSGGQQLGLSHEFMPPNHGRLQPPSLDFSMAPSMTYPPPIMTFPPPNMTYPPPANIEFSPLSMDFTRNEMAYMHPHMGMSYSSNQPTFPYYHNADMSPQDPSSH; encoded by the coding sequence ATGACTAGAAACAAGGTCAAGCTTGCTTACATTCAAAATGACACCGCTAGAAAAACCACATTCAAGAAGAGGAAAGTCGGTGTTGTGAAGAAATTAGATGAGCTCACCACGCTATGTGGCATCGAGGCGTGTACCGTCATCTATAGCGCCTTTGATCCCCAACCTCTCGTCTGGCCATCGGTAGATGAAGCCCGAAGACTTATCATGAAGTTCAAGAGTTTTTCGGAGGTAGATCAAGTGAAGAGGAAGGTAAATCAAGAGACATTCACGAGACAAAGGCTCCAAAAGATGGAGGAGAAGCTGCGAAAacaacaaagagaaaaccgTCATAAGGAAATGACACATACTATGTTTCAATCTATGATGGATCCGCAAGCAGTAATGTTGATGATGAATATGGGAGATTGCGAGGAATTGACTAGAGTTGCCAATCAAAACATAATGGAGGTCGAGAGAATGATGGAGATGCGTCGAAGGGAATCCTCCTCTTTCACCCGTTCTCCTCCTCAAGGAGGCGTAGAAGGGAGTGGTGGTAGTAATAACCAACAACTTGTTTTGAGTCATCATGAATTCATGACTCCAAATCATAGAAGGTTTCAATCTTCGAGGCATGAAGGTAGTGGTAGTGGTAGTGGCAGTGGCAGTGGCAGTGGCAGTGGCAGTGGTGGGCAGCAACTTGGTTTAAGCCATGAATTCATGCCTCCAAATCATGGAAGGCTTCAACCACCAAGTCTCGACTTTTCCATGGCGCCAAGCATGACATATCCTCCTCCAATCATGACCTTCCCGCCTCCGAACATGACATATCCCCCGCCCGCCAACATAGAGTTTTCGCCTTTGTCTATGGATTTTACGCGAAATGAGATGGCCTACATGCATCCTCACATGGGAATGTCATACTCGAGCAACCAGCCTACATTTCCTTACTACCATAATGCCGACATGAGTCCACAAGACCCCTCTTCACATTAA
- the LOC124909975 gene encoding agamous-like MADS-box protein AGL80 yields MARKKVKLTYIVNDTMRKITFKKRKVGVVKKLDEITTLCGIEACTVIYSAFDSQPLVWPSIDEAKRLITKFKSFSKVDQVKRNVNQESFTRQMLEKMEEKLKKQKRENHHKEMTQIMFQFMMDSQETLLMLNREDYKELSRVINQNLTEVERMMEMRQRDSSSFIRPPIGGDMSGGSDSKHLVLSHHEFKPPNHGRFQSSRPGGSGGGGQQFVLSHPNHERFQSPSLDISISPNMTYPPPRMAFLPPNMTNPSPANIEFSPLSTVFPGNDNAYMNHNMGISYQSNQPDLPYYHNADIGPHDPSLH; encoded by the coding sequence ATGGCGAGAAAGAAAGTCAAGCTTACTTACATTGTCAATGATACCATGAGGAAAATCAcattcaaaaagagaaaagTAGGTGTTGTGAAGAAATTAGATGAAATCACCACTCTTTGTGGAATTGAGGCATGTACCGTCATATATAGTGCCTTTGATTCCCAACCTCTCGTCTGGCCATCCATAGATGAAGCGAAGAGACTTATCACGAAGTTCAAGAGTTTTTCGAAGGTAGATCAAGTAAAGAGGAACGTAAATCAAGAGTCATTCACGAGACAGATGCTCGAAAAGATGGAAGAGAAgctgaaaaaacaaaaaagagagAACCATCACAAGGAAATGACACAGATCATGTTTCAATTTATGATGGATTCACAAGAAACATTGTTAATGCTTAATAGGGAAGATTACAAGGAACTGTCTAGAGTTATCAACCAGAATTTAACAGAGGTTGAGAGGATGATGGAGATGCGACAAAGGGACTCCTCCTCTTTCATACGTCCTCCTATAGGAGGCGACATGAGTGGTGGTAGTGATAGCAAACATCTTGTTTTGAGCCATCATGAATTCAAGCCACCAAATCATGGGAGGTTTCAATCTTCGAGGCCCGGAGGGAGTGGTGGTGGTGGCCAACAATTTGTTTTGAGCCATCCAAATCATGAAAGGTTTCAATCACCTAGTCTCGACATTTCCATCTCACCCAACATGACATATCCTCCACCTAGAATGGCCTTTCTGCCTCCGAACATGACAAATCCTTCTCCTGCCAACATTGAATTTTCACCTCTGTCCACAGTGTTCCCGGGAAATGACAATGCCTACATGAATCATAACATGGGAATTTCATACCAGAGCAACCAGCCCGACCTTCCTTATTACCATAACGCCGACATAGGCCCACATGACCCCTCTTTGCATTAG
- the LOC124945275 gene encoding 3-hydroxyisobutyryl-CoA hydrolase 1-like has translation MSVMEAKSAEFKQILVEGDSSVRRIILNRPKQLNALSFQMVSSLLDIFLHAEKDDNLNLVILKGKGRAFCAGGDVATVVREINNGNAKFGADFFRTEFTLNYVMATYTMPQVSILDGIVMGGGAGASIHGNFRVATENTVFAMPETGIGLFPDVGATYFLPRLPGFFGEYVGLTGCRLDGADMLACGLATHFVPSERLPSLEAALGNVNSRNLALVSAIIDEYSELPNLKEMSAYSRLDIINDCFSRRTVEEILNALERKVTITTDYWISSTIQLLKKASPTSLKISLRSIREGRLLGIGQCLVREYRMVCHVMSGRLSKDLLEGCRAVLLDKDKNPKWEPSSLQLVNDEMVDSYFMKAVNNEDYKELDLPLRPDLPIYALAKL, from the exons ATGTCAGTAATGGAAGCTAAAAGCGCTGAATTCAAACAG ATCCTGGTAGAAGGAGATTCTTCTGTGAGGAGGATCATACTGAACAGGCCTAAGCAGCTAAATGCACTATCATTTCAAATG GTATCCAGCCTATTAGATATTTTCCTTCACGCAGAGAAGGATGACAATCTCAACTTAGTTATTTTGAAG GGTAAAGGAAGAGCTTTTTGTGCAGGTGGTGATGTTGCAACTGTAGTTCGTGAAATTAATAATG GAAACGCAAAATTTGGTGCTGATTTTTTCAGAACAGAATTCACTTTAAATTATGTGATGGCTACATATACCATGCCCCAG GTTTCTATTCTTGATGGAATTGTCATGGGAGGTGGGGCAGGCGCTTCAATTCATGGCAATTTTCGAGTTGCTACAGAAAATACG GTATTTGCAATGCCAGAAACCGGTATAGGACTCTTCCCGGATGTGGGTGCCACTTATTTTTTACCCAGGCTTCCTGGATTTTTTG GTGAATATGTTGGCCTTACTGGTTGTAGGTTGGATGGTGCCGACATGCTAGCCTGTGGCCTTGCGACCCATTTTGTCCCCTCTGag AGATTGCCTTCATTAGAAGCTGCTCTAGGAAATGTAAACTCAAGAAATCTAGCCCTTGTTTCTGCAATTATTGATGAATACTCTGAGCTACCAAATCTAAAAGAGATGAGTGCATATAGCAG GTTGGATATTATCAACGATTGCTTCTCTAGAAGAACAGTTGAAGAAATCTTAAATGCACTA GAAAGGAAGGTTACAATCACAACAGATTATTGGATCTCTTCAACAATTCAATTACTGAAGAAGGCATCACCAACTAGTCTTAAAATCTCCCTTAGATCG ATCCGGGAAGGGAGGCTCCTCGGCATTGGCCAATGTCTTGTTCGTGAGTACAGAATGGTTTGTCATGTTATGAGTGGAAGACTCAGCAAGGATTTGCTCGAG GGTTGTAGAGCTGTACTGTTGGATAAGGATAAGAACCCCAAG TGGGAACCCTCTTCACTTCAACTAGTTAACGACGAAATGGTTGATAGCTACTTCATGAAGGCGGTTAATAACGAAGACTACAAGGAATTGGACCTTCCCCTAAGACCTGACTTACCCATTTATGCTCTTGCCAAGCTCTAG
- the LOC124909977 gene encoding agamous-like MADS-box protein AGL80 has product MTRSKVKLSYILNDTKRKNTFKKRQVGVVKKLDELTTLCGIEACTIIYNSFDPQPLVWPSVDEARRLIMKLKSFSKVDQVKRQVNQETFMRQRLEKMKEKLRKQQKENHSKEMTHFMFQSIIDPQTTLLMLNMMDYKELTTVTDQKLMEVVERMNEMRRRDSSSFNPPQVGADGSGGSGSQLQLVLRHDDFMPPNHGMFQSSSLGSH; this is encoded by the coding sequence ATGACTAGAAGCAAAGTCAAGCTCAGTTACATTCTCAATGATACTAAGAGAAAAAACACGTTCAAAAAACGACAAGTTGGTGTTGTGAAGAAACTAGATGAACTCACTACTCTATGTGGCATTGAGGCGTGTACCATCATCTACAACTCCTTTGATCCTCAACCTCTCGTATGGCCATCAGTAGATGAAGCAAGAAGACTTATCATGAAGTTAAAGAGTTTTTCGAAGGTAGATCAAGTAAAGAGACAGGTAAACCAAGAGACTTTCATGAGACAGAGACTTGAAAAGATGAAAGAAAAGCTGAGAAAACAACAAAAGGAGAACCATAGTAAGGAGATGACACATTTTATGTTTCAATCCATTATTGATCCACAAACAACATTGTTGATGCTGAATATGATGGATTATAAGGAGCTGACTACAGTTACCGACCAGAAACTGATGGAGGTAGTTGAGAGGATGAATGAGATGCGTAGGAGGGACTCCTCCTCTTTCAACCCCCCTCAAGTTGGCGCTGACGGGAGTGGAGGTAGTGGTAGCCAATTACAACTTGTACTAAGACATGATGACTTCATGCCTCCAAATCATGGGATGTTTCAATCATCGAGTCTTGGCTCTCATTGA
- the LOC124909976 gene encoding agamous-like MADS-box protein AGL80, whose translation MTRSKVKLSYILNDTKRKNTFKKRQVGVVKKLDELTTLCGIEACTIIYNSFDPQPLVWPSVDEARRLIMKLKSFSKVDQVKRQVNQATLIRQRLEKMEEKLRKQRKENHGKEMTHMMFQSIMDPQTTLLMLNTMDYKELTRVTDQKLMEVVERMNEMRRRDSSSFNPPQDGAGGSGGGGNQQLVLRHDEFMPPNHHGMFQSSSLGSSLMPNMTYPPPTMSFSPQNMNFHPTNMGFEPLNIDLQPVNMGIQPPNMDFPPADMGFQPLSTDFPQNDMEYVHPNMGMPYPNNQPMFPYYHNADMDPYDPSLH comes from the coding sequence ATGACTAGAAGCAAAGTCAAGCTCAGTTACATTCTCAATGATACTAAGAGAAAAAACACGTTCAAAAAACGACAAGTTGGTGTTGTGAAGAAACTAGACGAACTCACTACTCTATGTGGCATTGAGGCGTGTACCATCATCTACAACTCCTTTGATCCTCAACCTCTCGTATGGCCATCAGTAGATGAAGCAAGAAGACTTATCATGAAGTTAAAGAGTTTTTCGAAGGTAGATCAAGTAAAGAGACAGGTGAACCAAGCGACTTTAATAAGACAAAGGCTCGAAAAGATGGAAGAAAAGCTAAGAAAACAGCGAAAGGAGAACCATGGTAAGGAGATGACGCATATGATGTTTCAATCCATTATGGATCCACAAACAACATTGTTGATGCTGAATACTATGGATTATAAGGAGCTGACTAGAGTTACCGACCAGAAACTGATGGAGGTAGTTGAGAGGATGAATGAGATGCGTCGGAGGGACTCCTCCTCTTTCAACCCCCCTCAAGATGGTGCTGGCGGGAGTGGAGGTGGTGGCAACCAACAGCTTGTCCTAAGACATGATGAATTCATGCCTCCAAATCATCATGGGATGTTTCAATCATCGAGTCTTGGCTCTTCCTTGATGCCCAACATGACATATCCTCCCCCGACCATGTCGTTTTCACCTCAGAATATGAACTTTCATCCTACAAACATGGGATTTGAGCCTCTCAATATAGATTTACAACCTGTCAATATGGGAATTCAGCCTCCAAATATGGATTTTCCACCTGCAGATATGGGATTTCAGCCTCTGTCCACTGATTTCCCACAAAATGACATGGAGTACGTGCATCCGAACATGGGAATGCCATACCCGAACAACCAGCCCATGTTTCCTTATTACCATAACGCCGACATGGACCCATATGACCCCTCTTTACATTAG